TATTCGATTCCCCACACGTTATGGTATCCTAATATTTAAGATGAAGATTAGATTGGAGTGATAAAACAATTCCAACTGAAATCATATTCTACAATAAACAAGTGCGTTAGTCCTAGAAATAAGGTTTCTCACAACAAGAAGCAATATTAAGTACTCTCCTCGTAGAGGGAATATTACATATACTTCGCTGAACaaaacatttattaatttttttttatttgtaaatatatatataggacagcTTGGTCAAGGTAAGTACATATTAGTGGGAACAAAAAGAACCCAATAAATAAATACACGTTCCTTCAAGCCCTATACTATAGAGAGATCCATATTCGATAATATTactcttctatatatatatatagctagcaCTATTAGCTCTACCATATGCTGTTCTACGTGCTACTTCATCATCTTATTGCGATTAGTATCATTCGTACGTAGACAATTCCTAGCTGCAAAAACAAAGTCAATACACGCATTTAGAATATAGTCACAATTAATTTGTTGGCAAAATATTAGACATGTTACATAATTTTAAAGGAAGtcaatttttatattaattgttACCTAGTTACAAGTGGTGATTGATCACGTGTTACTGCTAGGTGTCAGTAATAAAGAGAACCTgatcaaaaagaaaagaaaaaagatgatAATTAATAATCTTGCTATATATGTGGTCGATCGTcgtaaaaaataatttaaaaaaaaaaattcctttctAATATATAGAATCTCAAATATTTTACCCTGCCACCAATTTCCCCTTGAAACACTATTGGAATTATTTCCATTTGAGTCGTCGTCGGATCCATCTTTCTTGAACTGATTAAGAAAACAATAACGCTATTTACCATGAATATTGatatatatacaataattaataaataaaaggaagtagaaaaaaataaatgcaagtatatatatatatatatacacttacGGTATGTTGAGATTCATGAGTAGTGGTCCTTGTAGTCCTGGGAGAATAATTTTCTTGGCCACCATAGTAGATGGATGAATTGAAATAACAGGGCTCAACTGTTTCATTTTGATAGATGGAACTGGAATCTTTGCTTGTCACGCCACTACTTTCACCTTTTCTACTTTGAGCCACATTATCTGAACACAAATTAGGTAGTATCCAATTAAAAAAAGATCAAATTGTAATTACCAAACACAATTTCTATTCATGAATCGgaataatatttatcttttataaCTCTTaaaagttttatatatatatatattgaccaAAACAGCCCACAATATTCATAGTAGTAGAGCCACAAATAACGAATGGAATGTTGTTAGAAAAGCGAATTAATATGACAGTTATATTGTCTTCtttattttggaaataaataaagGGTTTTGATTATTATACAAACCTGGTCTTTCGTACTTCCCACCTCCAGCTTGATTTCCATGATCCCGTTTCTTCTCTTTTCCAAGCACCTAATTTAAGACAAGAAATGAATTCAGAACATATATATATAGCACATCattcttaaaaaaaatgaaaagaaaagaaaaaaagaaggtgaaactaaataaaaactacttaTCAAAATCGAGACTTTCCTTTTAATTTATTATCAATATAGTACTAACCTAATTAATAACTTGGTTAGTGTTGCACCAGAATTGAATACAACTAATCCATTCATtatatctatctatctatatatacatattaaaaaaataaaaaagagcgAAGCAGATGAATTACCGTTGATGGAGGTGGGAAAATAGAGCCAAACAAGCCAGTTGAGGAAGAAGTTGAAGAGTCTTTGGGCCCAAAAAGATGATCCAATGAAGAGGAACCATGACCACCAACCTGCTTCTTGTTGTCCATTAGTTTTTCTATAATTTGGGTGGAATAGGAATAGGAATGTAGGAATAGCAGAAGTTGTTGTATAGCTAGTTCTAATAAATCAGTAGTAGTAATTAATATACGGTATTAATAGATCAGAGTAGTGTGCTTTCTTTGTCAACCAACGAACAAAACGACTCCTTTTTGATAGAGATATATATGTTTTAACGGCCTGGCTGAAGAGAGACCTAAAAGCCAAAACAGCAGAATAATCGGATAAGGTTTTCAGAAgagaaaacaaacaaacaaacaaattaaAGCACAGAGCTTGACAGAAGGAGCATAAGAAAGGCACGTGAAGATTTGGCAGATGTGGAGGGAACTGAACCGGTCTCACCCTATTTATAACCCCAAAATATATATGGTGTGGTGTGGTTAGATGCTGCCCCCCATGTGCCTTCATtcacttcctttttctttctctcgATATCTCTCTCTCATTTCCTATCTTCCAATGCCACATGGGTGCACCACTTTTGCACAAGTGGACATGTTGCCAGCCCTAAGCCCCTTACGACACGTGTCCCATTCCTAAATTTTGACCTATATATGTTTCGGTGGTCCATTCAATGCATGTCCCATGGATTGGACAGAGTGATAGTGAAGAGCCAAGACTCAATTCTTTTAAAATTAGTGCCTTCGTCCCCACAACAAGATAAACGGATAAGGCCTCAACTTGAGCTAATTTGctctttaattttatatatgcggATATGCCATTGCCCGCCTATGCCAAACAGTTGACTCTTTTATCTCTCTTTCATtctaaccttttttttttcttcttcaaaataataatttgaaaGAAGCAATTCCTTGACTACTATGTCTATTTCTTTCCTTTCAAACAAGTAtataacatattattattatcattataataaCAATATATTTTATCTATGTTCCTCCCAAATCTTTGAACAATCTAAACcgaatataaaatatatgatttgcaTGATCCTTTTTCTTTTCCGGTTTGAGAATAAGTATGTCCTTGTATGCTTAAATTTATTGCTTATATATAATATGCAAAAGGAACATTATAATACTCTTATTATGCGTATGTAGTCTTTTAAGATATAATAATGGACGTACCATACATATTATTACATCCGTTTCAGATATgacatataaatttaaataatttgttgATAAAGCtagggaaaaggaaaaaaaaaagaaagaagcttccaaactttgattgaTTATGTTATACATTGGTGCGTCACAATAATTAAAGTTAGCTTAATCTTTAATAAATAGAACCATATGAGATCGAAGAATTATTATTAGcaagaaaaatatataatatgttaTCAAACCCAAGTATATCTCTAAAGATACCTACAATTTCTAGAGCACATAtgctatatatgtatattttagtTAGACGTTTGATTAACTATATTGGATCTAATAACTATAATAAAATATTTGTCTAATCCTAGGAAAAGCtacattaattattttatataatgggTGGCGTTTTTTGACCAAGCATGATATATTAACACATGAATATACTAATAGtggtactatatatatatatagttgttcCCTTAATAATAAGTCTATCGATCGAAGAAGTTGTGTTCAATTAACAAAGGCCAAAAATTGTGATGGGCAAAGTCTATGCAGGATAAGTATACCTTTCACACCGCCACACAGTACTCTAGTcgatataaaaaaaaaacgaaATTAAAGTGAAATGATACGGATATATAtgaagctatatatatatatttatagcagGCTAGGAATATTATATAGTCCGTATCAAATAACATTATAGTATAAAGTCTTATTAAATTAATTGATGAgaaatgatatatgttttttaatATTGACGCTTTAATCATGAACAAGGACGATTATTAGACTATtgtgtcccacatggaataagtgtaagaatattcaaccattaataagaacatgtgtaactctACTAAttaccaattggtttttagatggagcctcatgattcttgtcatggtatcaagagccaattCCCTAGCGGGCATTCGATCCACACCGATCCAAAGGAGTGAGTCAAGCCGCACGAGATCCGCATAGTgcaaaaagacacttgagatccaaaaaaaaaaataagcgaGCTGGAAAAAAAAACGGACCACTTGTGATCACgtgattcaagattggtgagcgaAAAATCGCCACCATCTTAAGGGGGGATATTAGACTATtgtgtcccacatggaataagtgtaagaatattcaaccattaataagaacatgtgtaactctACTAATTACCAATtagtttttagatggagcctcatgattcttgtcaaCGATCTAATAGTAAAGTTCAGTGACTTAATATAGCTCATTGGACAATTAATGATTACTTATTTAACAAGAAGATCATTTATTTTAAAACGGAAGGTATAGGTATATGATTAGTTGTTCACATAATATATATTGAAGTTTCAAGAGAATATTCCTTTTTATTAGTGTTTTTTTTTGGATAGCTAAGGATAAGAACAACATTTTCcgccaacaataaaaaaaaaagcagtGTGAAAAACCTCCCcggccaaaaaaaaaaatataagagagAGGAAGATATTGAAAGAACTTGAGTGGATAGTGCTTTGACATTTTCGAGAGTTCCAAGTGAATTAAAATGTCTGTTTTTGCACTACATATATAACCATGGGGACTTGTTATTCCTTCGGTATATGCTTCAAATCTTTATCCTTAACCCTGTCCAAAGGTGAAGTACCTTATAGCTAATCTCTTAGAATCAAAATCTTTATGTCTGATTAGCTATATAGTCTGACCAATGATTTGATGATACATACAACAGCAAAATATAGCTAGCCAACCTCAAAATTCTTGATCCCAAAAAAATATGTGAAATAATGGAGCAGTACTTATTAATCAAGAGAAGTTTATTTGTTTTCTATCTGTTTTCTCGTCATATATGTCATCAAATCACAAAATAAAAACAGACATATAAGCTTTAAACCACAAacaaaaataatgtcattttacttgatgaaaaaatatatgaataattTAAAATACATGCATTAGCATTCGTGTATATATAGTGTTAGATagatactttttttttatatgtaaaaaATACATTATAATGTGTAGCATGTATTTTAAACCACACACAGAAATATATAATATAGTTGAactataataaatttaaatattttataagttataaCATGTATACCTAAAATAAGTGAATCCCTGATATTATTTTACTAGttaactatttttatatatagacacataaacaattataataattaggtatataattttatatagggTTTAGAATATTATTTGATATAAAATTCATGTATATTTTGaaatcaaataatttaaaaattgtaATAATAAGATTTTCGAAAACCGTAggtaaaaattatatatataaaaaacacTTAATAAAAGatgattaatttttaaaaaaatccatAAATTTATCAATAGTATTTCGTACGTAGATCATTTTCCAAAAGGCGCCATTTCCAAAAGGCCAATTTCCAGAAGGGTCATGGACTTTCCGgatgattatatatttgatatataaatatatgtatatatatatatatttattcatcACGTTGTCGAGAACATATTCGTTTAGCGATCTCGACACAATAGATACACATAATGGCATTAATTAAGCTTCGGATTGGATAATTATGAATTCTTTAATAATATTATGTTATATCCATCAGGTGAATTATCGTACGAACGTTATTACTTATAATTTTCACACAGTTAAAAATCCTGAATATTAATTAATTACTGTGCTGcgattattaataatattattggTTAGGTCTATTCCATATACCTCTGTGAAGAAAAATGCAATTAAAATTTAGTAGCCATAATATTCCACGAGTCAATTTATTTGCAAGTTGGGGAAAGAGTCAATATATTCTTATATATTTCTTTGTTGCCCGAGAATCTAAACCCTATTTGCCATATCG
This genomic interval from Humulus lupulus chromosome 8, drHumLupu1.1, whole genome shotgun sequence contains the following:
- the LOC133798351 gene encoding uncharacterized protein LOC133798351; protein product: MDNKKQVGGHGSSSLDHLFGPKDSSTSSSTGLFGSIFPPPSTVLGKEKKRDHGNQAGGGKYERPDNVAQSRKGESSGVTSKDSSSIYQNETVEPCYFNSSIYYGGQENYSPRTTRTTTHESQHTFKKDGSDDDSNGNNSNSVSRGNWWQGSLYY